TAGGTTTCAAATTCATCGCCGACATCGGCCTCGGCTGGGATGTTCGGGAAGAGCTCAGCAATGAACCGGGCGATGAGTTCTTTTTTGCTGCGCAGTTGGGCTTCCGTGTCCAGGATATCCATGATCGCTTTGCGTTGTTTCGCCTGATCTTCCGGTTTGGAATCCCGCATGTTTTGCAGCAGGGCGATGATATAGCTGACGTTGATTTTATCGCGGCTGATCAGTTCAACTTCAAAGTCGATATCGTCAAGGATCGACACCTTTTCCTTCTCGTGGTCACTGCGGACCTTGTCGTAGAGATCGAGATACTTGCTCCTGAAATCTGCGAATAACTGCTCGTTAATTGGCAGGTCATCAAAGCTGAATTGGGTGAAGCAATCCAGGACGTTTTTCACGCGGATTACCTCTCGGAACGCCTGGATGAACCTGGCTTCGTCCTCCTCAGTTAGAAGGTCATCCACGCTTTCAACAGTCGGCGTTACCTCGAACAGGTTGTCGACCGCCTCCTGGAATTTTTCGATGTAGTCCTCGTATGGGGCGAGGACGATGTCCTCGATTGCATCCTTGTTGGCAAAGAGTTCGATCGCTTGATCGGTGGCCGGTTTCAGGTTGCGGAAGCACACCACGTTCCCTTGGGATTTTTTCTGACCCAAGGTTCGATTGGTCCGCGAATATGCCTGAAGCAGTCCGTGGTATTTGAGATTTTTGTCGACGTAAATTGTGTTCAGCGGTTTGCTGTCGAAACCGGTCAAGAACATGTTCACGACCAGCAGGATGTCGAGCTGCTTCGCTTTCACGCGCTTTCCGATATCCTTGTAGTAGCCATAGAAATTGTCGGTCGAGAAGTTGGTGCCGAACATGCTGTTGTAATCATCGATATACTCATCAAGCTTGTCGCGGCTGTGTTTGTTGATCGGGGTATCGTCGCATCCATCAGGAATGATGTCGGTATCGATGAAACCAGCAACTTCCTGGTCATCCTCGTTGGCTTGGTATGAGAAGATCGTACCAATGCGCAGATTGTGCCCTCCTGCGCCTTTTTTAGCCCGTAGCAGCTCGTAATAGGCGCAAAGGGTCTTCACGTTGCTAACGCAGAAAATGGCCGTGAATTCGCGGCTGTGTGTCTTCCGGGCATGGTTGGCAATGATGTAGTCAGATACCTTGTCCAGTCGCTCCGGCGCTTCCATCACTTCGGCGGTGTCAATCGCCTCGACTTCGATATCAGCAATTTCGTCCTTTTGCTTCACCGTCCGGATGTACTCAACTGAAAACTTCAGAACGTTCTCGTCACGGATCGCATCAGTGATGACATATTTGTGCAGACAGTCGCCAAAGAGGTCCTTTGTCGTGCGTTTGCCAAGTGCGTTCTTGGAGGCGTTCTTCGCGAAGATCGGCGTGCCAGTGAATCCGAACATCTGGACGTTTGGGAAGTACTCAACAATCCGGCGATGCGTGTCGCCAAACTGGCTGCGATGGCACTCGTCGAAAATGAACACCATGTGCTTGTCCTTAAGCGCATCCATCTTCTCTAGGTGCTTCTGTCGACTGATCGCAGTGTTCAGCTTCTGCAAAGTGGTCACGATGATCGGCGTGTCGTCGGTGAACTGCTGGACCAGGCTGCGGGTGTTGTTGGTGCCATCAATGCTGCCAGGGCTGAAACTGTTGAACTCCTTGATCGTCTGGTAGTCGAGGTCCTTACGGTCAACGACAAAAACCACCTTGTGGACGTTCGGCGACTGGGTGAGGATCTGCGCCGTCTTGAACGAGGTAAGAGTCTTGCCTGATCCAGTCGTGTGCCAGATGTACCCGTTTTTCTCGGTGTTCTTGACCCGCTCAACGATCGCTTCGACCGCATAGTACTGGTAGGGCCGAAGCGCCATCAAAGTTTCATCGCTCTCATTCATAACGATGTACTTGGTGATGATCTTCGACAGCTGACACTTTTCAAGGAAGGCCTCGGCAAACTCGGACAGTTGCGCGATCTTTTTGTTGTCTTCATCGGCCCAGAAGAACGTCTGCTTGAAGTCGCGCTTATGGATTGGGTTGTTGGCGTAGTACTTGGTGTTGACCCCGTTCGAGATCACGAAAATCTGGATGTAGCCGAAGAGCCCATAGCCCGCCGAAAACGAGTGGCGGTGATAGCGGTTAGTCTGGTTAAACGCCTCTTTCATCTCAAGGCCACGACGCTTTAGCTCGATCTGCACGAGCGGCAAGCCGTTGACCAACAGCGTCACGTCATAGCGGTTGGTGTACTTGCCGGTCATGGTGACCTGGTGCGTCACCTGGTACTGGTTCTTGCACCACTGGATCTGATCGATCAGCTCGATGTAACCAGTCGTGCCGTCATCCCGTGTGTAATCGATCTTGTCGCGCAGGATTTTGGCCTTCTCGAAGATTTTACCCTTGGCCAGCTTGTTGAGAACCTGATTGAACTCTGCATCGCTGAGCGTCATGCCGTTGTGGATTTCGAGCTGGGCCTTCAGATTTTCGACCAGGGCCGTTTCGTCAGGAATCGAGACCTTCGAAAATCCCAAGGTTTCAAGTTGGGCGACGAGGTTGTTTTCGAGCTGTTGTTCTGACTGGGTATTCATATCGTCGGCTATTCATTCGTTTCTAATGCTTGAAATTCATCAAAATAGTTTTCGTAAGCGTCGTAGTCATGCTGATAAAGTAGCCAACTGTAGTACGCACCGCCAATCCGATCACCCTTGGCATCAAGCCACTTGTTGAAACCGCCTTCGTCTGAGTGATCGTCGTAGTTCATTTTACCAGAAGACATCTCCAAAATGTGGAAGTAGTAAGCCGCAAAGGATAGGGCCAAGTTCAACGACATCGCAGCATGCGCTGGGCTAAGCTCCTTCTTCGAGGGCAAATGCCCGTGGGAAATGTCGCCACTTGTGCTGCGGTTGCCTAGAATGCGCCCAGCAGGAGTGATCAACGCAGAGAACACTTCTTCATAGAAGTCGGGATCATGCTCATCGAAAAAAGCTTTGGCTCCCTTCAAAATAGCGGTGATTTTGGCTGTCTCGATCTTACTGTGAACAGGTGCTTCAGCAGTATTTGCCCAAGCATTCTTGCCCACACATTCGTAGATCGTATTGGCGAGGTCGATCTGCTTACCCACAGTCGATGCGCCATTGTAGGCTTCTTCTAGTGGCACCCGAAAGGCCTTGGCCTCTGGAAAGAAATCCTTCAAACGATCGTAAACTGTAAAAGCATCCAACATTATACAAACATTTGCTGTAGTAGGCCCTTTTTGAAATCTTGGGCAGCGAACAGCTCATCCTCGACAAGACTGATCTTGGTGTCGATGGCAGATAGAAAATTTGCAATTTTTCTTTGTTCGTCAGGGTGCGGAAGCTCTAACGTCAAGGTAGCCAGGTTACCCTTAGAGACACCAAGAACCGAAATGCCTTGAGCGATGCGCATAGTCTGTCTTCGCATGGTCGCGCTCCTGAGTAGGTAGCCAGCGAATCCAAGAACCAATTTCCAACCCTTTGGTCGAGCAATGTAGGTATGAAGACCTGCAACCAGTGGGGGGTCACTTAATTCTACAATCTCGATGGCTTTGCCTATGTCTGTGTAGTCTTCGGATGCGTCAGCAATGACAACATCACCTGGTTTGCAAAAATCCTCTTCTGCGAAATCAGCTCTAAGAGAACCCGAGATGTAGGGCACCTTTTCGAGCCCTTGCCTGAAGTTGGCATGGAATTTAGAATGGATATCGCCGTAGTGAATGTTCTGAACTTCGCCGTTCGCACCATAATTCAGCTTGTCCCGCGACAAACTGTTGGTGCGAACCCAGTCAAACGTTTCCCCAACCGTCGTTTCCGCCCAATCAGGAAAGTCGTTGCCCTGGCCGTCT
This DNA window, taken from Aliiroseovarius sp. F47248L, encodes the following:
- a CDS encoding type I restriction endonuclease subunit R, with the protein product MNTQSEQQLENNLVAQLETLGFSKVSIPDETALVENLKAQLEIHNGMTLSDAEFNQVLNKLAKGKIFEKAKILRDKIDYTRDDGTTGYIELIDQIQWCKNQYQVTHQVTMTGKYTNRYDVTLLVNGLPLVQIELKRRGLEMKEAFNQTNRYHRHSFSAGYGLFGYIQIFVISNGVNTKYYANNPIHKRDFKQTFFWADEDNKKIAQLSEFAEAFLEKCQLSKIITKYIVMNESDETLMALRPYQYYAVEAIVERVKNTEKNGYIWHTTGSGKTLTSFKTAQILTQSPNVHKVVFVVDRKDLDYQTIKEFNSFSPGSIDGTNNTRSLVQQFTDDTPIIVTTLQKLNTAISRQKHLEKMDALKDKHMVFIFDECHRSQFGDTHRRIVEYFPNVQMFGFTGTPIFAKNASKNALGKRTTKDLFGDCLHKYVITDAIRDENVLKFSVEYIRTVKQKDEIADIEVEAIDTAEVMEAPERLDKVSDYIIANHARKTHSREFTAIFCVSNVKTLCAYYELLRAKKGAGGHNLRIGTIFSYQANEDDQEVAGFIDTDIIPDGCDDTPINKHSRDKLDEYIDDYNSMFGTNFSTDNFYGYYKDIGKRVKAKQLDILLVVNMFLTGFDSKPLNTIYVDKNLKYHGLLQAYSRTNRTLGQKKSQGNVVCFRNLKPATDQAIELFANKDAIEDIVLAPYEDYIEKFQEAVDNLFEVTPTVESVDDLLTEEDEARFIQAFREVIRVKNVLDCFTQFSFDDLPINEQLFADFRSKYLDLYDKVRSDHEKEKVSILDDIDFEVELISRDKINVSYIIALLQNMRDSKPEDQAKQRKAIMDILDTEAQLRSKKELIARFIAELFPNIPAEADVGDEFETYWAEQKRQAIRQLSEDEGLDAEGLERVIGNYLFTEKPPMRDEVIGIMETRPKLRERGSIAERVIGKIKDFVETFIDGID